DNA from Agarilytica rhodophyticola:
CGTGGCGGGCCAATGTTTTATGCAGATCAGATAGGCCTGAGAAAGGTTTACGATACCATTTGCCGCTATCGAGATACTTTTGGAAATGAGTTTGGTTACTGGGAGCCTGCACCATTGCTTGAAAAGCTTGCGCTTGAAGGTAAGAGCTTTGCGGAATATAAAAAATAAAAAATTTTATTCAAGGACGAATAAACTTCAAAATATTCAAATCGCTATTTGAATTTATCTAGATATGTTAGATAGATTAAAAAGTATATTAATCTGCCCTCCTCAAAAAAATATGGTTGTATTGAATTACATGATTCGTGTTCTTCGGTGTGTATGCTTTAAATCTTCTTAGTCAAAACGATATTTTTGTCACTTGTTTTAGCTTAAAATTAATATTTTGTTAAAATTTTATATCGACGTCTAAAATAGTTTAAAAAAAAATTTGTAGCTATAGAATAAAAAATTATTGTATATGAAGCAATATTTTTACCATAGATATAAAAGCCCTTTAATTGCTTAATATTTATCGAACGTCATTTATAAAATAAAAAATACTCGTTCGGCTAGTCCTTTAGATAATCTAACAAGCTTAGTTCGTCATAATTTAAAACTATGGCTTTTTTAATTCATTATTCCTTCCTATAAGGCGTAAATATGAAAAAAATATTTCCTTTAGTCTCCTTAATTTCTTTAGCAAGTGTTGCCGCTATAGCGGATACAGCTTCTACAGGTATGCGAGAAAATATTACTGGAATGGAGATAGCTGCAGAAATGTCGCCTGGCGCAAATTTATGGAATACGCTAGATGCTCACGGTTGTAATTTTGGCTTAGGTGATGAGGGTTGTTGGGGTAACCCTATTACCACCTTAGAAATGATCAGCGACATCAGTGATAGAGGTTTTAAAACGCTTAGAATCCCTGTGACCTGGTATAACCATATGGGGCCTGGGCCAGATTTCGTCATCGATAGTGCATGGCTAGATAGGGTTGAAGAAGTTGCCAATTATGCTTTTACTAACGATATGTACGTTATTATCAATATCCACCATGATGACTATAAACCGGGAGAGGATAAAGGCAAATGGTTAAGCCCTCTAGTGGAGAGAAAAGAACAAACAATCGACCAGCTTGAAAAAGTATGGACTCAAATTGCAGAAAGATTCAAGGATTACGGTGATTATCTAATATTTGAAACGATGAATGAACCTCGTGCTGTTGACACACCTCAGCAGTGGAGCGGTGGAACACCTGAGCATCGCGCCGTCATTAATCAATTAAACCTTGCTGCAGTTAACGCTATAAGAGCCACAGGAGGAAACAATGCCTCTAGATTTATAATGACGCCACAGTACGGTGCCCACGGTGGCGCTGCAATATCAGATTTGGTTATTCCTAATAATGATGAGAGAATTATTGTCTCTATCCATAACTATCATCCATTTCCATTTACTCTCCAATCGATTAAAGATGGAGGCACTGATGAGTGGGGTTCCACGCCGGAAAAAGCACAGTTAATTGATTCTCTGAAAGTGTATCACGAGGCTTTTACTAGTAAAGGGCAAGCTGTTGTGCTGGGAGAATGGGGTGCGGCAAACAAAGATAATATAGAGGCACGAGTAAAATACTATGAAGTATTTTCTGCGGCTTCTAAAGCTTTTGATATTACCCCTATTGCCTGGATTTACTCCTATCAAAGAAGATCGCGTACTTGGAACTTTCCAGCTTTAGAGGATGCGATTATGAATCCTCCGATGGATGCTCTAGAGTTGGAGCGAATCACAATTCCAGGCAAGGTCGAAGCGGAAAGTTATTATAGACAGTTAGGCATAAACACAGAGCAGACGGAAGATGTTGGAGGTGGATCGGTTGTCGGCTTTATTGAGAATGGAGACTATGTTGAATTTGATGTAGCTGTGGCAGAAACAGCGGATTATAAATTTAACTTTAGAGTTTCTAGTGCAGGTGCCGGCGGTAAAATTGCTATTGTTGCTGATGATATTAAACTAGCTGAAGCCACGGTGCCTTTTACTGGGGACTGGCAAGTATTTACTAATGTGGATGTGTCGGCACATCTTAATTCAGGAAAACAGACACTGCGCTTGGTATTTAGTGGGCCTGATGGGTTTTTGTTCAACCTTAATTGGCTAGATATTTCACAGATTGGTAACTCTCCAACAAATACACCGACGCCTACCGCCACCCCTGCACCTACATTTACACCTACCCCTGAGCCCACACCTCTACCAGTGCCCAAAGTAACTTGCGAGCATGTTGTTTTAAACTCTTGGGGAACCACTTTTCAGGGAGCTATTAAGCTTCACAACAACAGTGACGAGCCCGTTTCTGGCTGGACTGTTAACTGGAGTTATTCAGATAGCACTGAAATAACATCTAGTTGGAACGCAAATATAACAGGCAGTTATACAGCTACGGATCTTGGTTGGAATAGTACGATAAATCCTGGATCAACTGTGGAGTTTGGTTTTATTGCAAATGGAGATGCGAATGTATCAGATGTTACAGGGGATGTTTGTCATTAACTCTTAGCGTCAAATAAGTTGTTCCCAATTGGTATAAGAGGGGTGAGCAAATGCTCACTCCTCTTTTTTTATCCGAAATTAAAGCGCCTTAATCATGCAGGGATGAGCTGTTTATTAAACCTACTATTTAGCTTGTGCATTAAAAAATTAAGTGATAATGTACATTACATGTAATATATAAAAATTACATGTAATCGGAAAACCAACTCATTTTAGCGCTTAAGAAGCTTAAGGGGAAAAGGAGAGAGTAGTATGGAGATTATTAAAGTGGCAGCTGGAGTTGCTGTAGGAGTTTTGGTATTTGGCGTTGTCGGCAACATTGCTCTTGCCTTTCTTTCAGGCTTTGGTCTGATGGTATATCTATTAAGTAAATAGACTCTGGTGACAGTAAGCTGAACGTATTTTAGACTCTGTTCATGCTGATTGTGACCTAATGTCGTATGGCATGTTATTGACCACAGCATCTTTCACGGGATACTTTGCGATTGATCTGGTGATTGCTTTAGGTGCTGTGAATTAAATTAAAATCTCAATGGCTGATAGACGTATCTTTAGCGATACTTGCCCCTTGCGCATATGAGTTTTCCAAAGGTTTTTCTTACAGTTAGGGTACAATTAATAAGTGCAGATCCACCGCCAGAAAAACTGTAATCGAATACCATATAAATAGTATTATCTTTGACCTGAACGTCTTCTACAAAGACGCCTTCTGAATTCTCAAATATAAGCCTTTCCTTGGGTAATTGAATAGAAGAAATAGATCTCTGTTCGAGAACTTTAAAGCCTGGTAAGCTCATTCTTTCTAGCTCCAGTTTTGGAGAAATTTCCATATTGTGCTTAATCACTCTTATCAAGTCGTCGCCTATACGATGAGTTTCAACAGCATCAATAGATACTGGAATATAAGGAGTGCTTGTGCTGCTTGTCTGCGCACAGGCTAAAAATGAAAGCACACAACAAAACACAAGCAAGAACTTATACATATACAATATTGCCCATTACGAAAGGAACTTAACACGCCGACTAAATCGATCTGCAGGCACGTCTGGCCAGTTCTTTTGATCGATAATCTCTTTCTTGAAGTCCAATAAGT
Protein-coding regions in this window:
- a CDS encoding cellulase family glycosylhydrolase — encoded protein: MKKIFPLVSLISLASVAAIADTASTGMRENITGMEIAAEMSPGANLWNTLDAHGCNFGLGDEGCWGNPITTLEMISDISDRGFKTLRIPVTWYNHMGPGPDFVIDSAWLDRVEEVANYAFTNDMYVIINIHHDDYKPGEDKGKWLSPLVERKEQTIDQLEKVWTQIAERFKDYGDYLIFETMNEPRAVDTPQQWSGGTPEHRAVINQLNLAAVNAIRATGGNNASRFIMTPQYGAHGGAAISDLVIPNNDERIIVSIHNYHPFPFTLQSIKDGGTDEWGSTPEKAQLIDSLKVYHEAFTSKGQAVVLGEWGAANKDNIEARVKYYEVFSAASKAFDITPIAWIYSYQRRSRTWNFPALEDAIMNPPMDALELERITIPGKVEAESYYRQLGINTEQTEDVGGGSVVGFIENGDYVEFDVAVAETADYKFNFRVSSAGAGGKIAIVADDIKLAEATVPFTGDWQVFTNVDVSAHLNSGKQTLRLVFSGPDGFLFNLNWLDISQIGNSPTNTPTPTATPAPTFTPTPEPTPLPVPKVTCEHVVLNSWGTTFQGAIKLHNNSDEPVSGWTVNWSYSDSTEITSSWNANITGSYTATDLGWNSTINPGSTVEFGFIANGDANVSDVTGDVCH